One window from the genome of Pseudonocardia hierapolitana encodes:
- the secA gene encoding preprotein translocase subunit SecA: MPLLNRLLRAGETKLVKRLAKYAQVIDELEPETQALTDAELRAKTDEFRERYRDGESLDDMMFEAFAVVREAAVRTLGQRAFPVQLMGGGALHLGNIAEMKTGEGKTLTSVFPSYLNALSGDGVHVITTNDYLAKRDSEKMGRIHRFLGLTVGVILSEMPPAVRREQYAADITYGTNNEFGFDYLRDNMAWKKADMVQRGHNFAIVDEADSILIDEARTPLIISGPAEASSRWYQAFADMANGRGTARVPMRGFDITGLSPQELSRRSAEIQQYDYEYDLKKRTVGVTDKGVKHVEDQLGIDNLYEAANTPLVGYLNNALKAKELFKKDKDYIVRDGQVLIVDEFTGRVLAGRRYNEGMHQAIEAKEQVQVQNENQTLATITLQNYFRLYKKLSGMTGTAQTEAAELHQIYKLGVVPIPTNRPMIRKDQPDLIYKTEEAKFAAVAADIADKYQAGQPVLVGTTSVEKSEYLSQLLRRLQVPHNVLNAKHHEKEAQIVAQAGHAGAVTVATNMAGRGTDIMLGGNPEFLADLELRRRGLDPVETREEYEAAWDETVAKMQEQVAEEAEEVKAAGGLYVLGTERHESRRIDNQLRGRSGRQGDPGESRFYLSLGDELMRRFNGQLVESIMNRFNLPDDVPIEAGMVTKAIRSAQTQVEQQNFEIRKNVLKYDEVLNKQRTVIYEERRRVLDGENIESQIEHMLEDVIRAYVDGATAEGYAEDWDLEKLWTALRTIYPVGIRWQDLVGEGDDDGIIDDLNKETLFEAILADARDAYARREAEVDELIAPLGGMRELERQVLLTVIDRKWREHLYEMDYLKDGIGLRAMAQRDPLIEYQREGFDMFQAMSEGIKEETVGYLFNATVQAAQPAQPAPAAASGAAAQPSAAQPAGAAPPQEAPPAARRAPAQPPAGRHAAPVGGDPTGTGSVLPAAFRGSRPTDLRYSGPTEDGGTTRSRSAGGGRDGSRGEATVAGRAEPSRNRPCPCGSGRKYKQCHGSPTAARP; the protein is encoded by the coding sequence GTGCCGCTGTTGAACCGTCTGCTCCGTGCCGGCGAGACCAAGCTGGTGAAGCGGCTCGCCAAGTACGCCCAGGTGATCGACGAGCTCGAGCCGGAGACGCAGGCGCTCACCGACGCCGAGCTGCGGGCGAAGACCGACGAGTTCCGCGAGCGTTACCGCGACGGCGAGTCGCTCGACGACATGATGTTCGAAGCGTTCGCCGTGGTCCGCGAGGCGGCCGTGCGCACGCTCGGGCAGCGGGCGTTCCCCGTCCAGCTCATGGGCGGCGGGGCGCTGCACCTGGGCAACATCGCGGAGATGAAGACCGGTGAGGGCAAGACCCTCACGTCGGTGTTCCCCTCGTACCTCAACGCACTGTCCGGCGACGGCGTCCACGTGATCACCACCAACGACTACCTGGCCAAGCGCGACTCCGAGAAGATGGGGCGCATCCACCGCTTCCTCGGGCTCACCGTCGGGGTGATCCTCTCGGAGATGCCGCCCGCCGTCCGGCGTGAGCAGTACGCGGCCGACATCACCTACGGCACCAACAACGAGTTCGGGTTCGACTACCTGCGCGACAACATGGCCTGGAAGAAGGCCGACATGGTGCAGCGCGGGCACAACTTCGCCATCGTCGACGAGGCCGACTCGATCCTGATCGACGAGGCGCGCACGCCGCTGATCATCTCCGGTCCCGCGGAAGCGAGCTCGCGCTGGTACCAGGCCTTCGCCGACATGGCGAACGGCCGTGGCACCGCGCGGGTGCCCATGCGCGGCTTCGACATCACCGGGCTCTCCCCCCAGGAGCTGTCGCGGCGGAGCGCGGAGATCCAGCAGTACGACTACGAGTACGACCTGAAGAAGCGCACGGTCGGGGTCACCGACAAGGGCGTCAAGCACGTCGAGGACCAGCTCGGGATCGACAACCTCTACGAGGCCGCCAACACCCCGCTCGTCGGCTACCTGAACAACGCGCTCAAGGCCAAGGAGCTGTTCAAGAAGGACAAGGACTACATCGTCCGCGACGGCCAGGTCCTCATCGTCGACGAGTTCACGGGCCGCGTGCTGGCCGGCAGGCGCTACAACGAGGGCATGCACCAGGCCATCGAGGCCAAGGAGCAGGTGCAGGTCCAGAACGAGAACCAGACGCTGGCCACCATCACGCTGCAGAACTACTTCCGGCTCTACAAGAAGCTCTCCGGGATGACCGGTACCGCCCAGACCGAGGCGGCCGAGCTGCACCAGATCTACAAGCTGGGCGTGGTGCCGATCCCGACCAACCGGCCGATGATCCGCAAGGACCAGCCGGACCTGATCTACAAGACGGAGGAGGCGAAGTTCGCCGCCGTCGCCGCCGACATCGCCGACAAGTACCAGGCGGGCCAGCCGGTGCTGGTCGGCACCACGAGCGTGGAGAAGTCGGAGTACCTGTCGCAGCTGCTCCGGCGGCTGCAGGTACCGCACAACGTGCTGAACGCCAAGCACCACGAGAAGGAAGCGCAGATCGTCGCCCAGGCCGGGCACGCGGGCGCGGTCACGGTGGCCACCAACATGGCCGGTCGCGGCACCGACATCATGCTCGGCGGCAACCCGGAGTTCCTCGCCGACCTGGAGCTGCGCCGCCGCGGGCTCGACCCGGTGGAGACCCGCGAGGAGTACGAGGCGGCCTGGGACGAGACCGTCGCGAAGATGCAGGAGCAGGTCGCCGAGGAGGCCGAGGAGGTCAAGGCGGCCGGCGGGCTCTACGTGCTCGGCACCGAGCGCCACGAGTCGCGGCGCATCGACAACCAGCTGCGCGGCCGGTCGGGCCGCCAGGGCGACCCGGGCGAGTCGCGGTTCTACCTCTCGCTCGGCGACGAGCTGATGCGCCGGTTCAACGGCCAGCTGGTCGAGTCGATCATGAACCGCTTCAACCTGCCCGATGACGTGCCGATCGAGGCGGGCATGGTCACCAAGGCCATCCGCAGCGCGCAGACGCAGGTCGAGCAGCAGAACTTCGAGATCCGCAAGAACGTGCTCAAGTACGACGAGGTGCTGAACAAGCAGCGCACCGTCATCTACGAGGAGCGTCGCCGGGTCCTCGACGGCGAGAACATCGAGTCGCAGATCGAGCACATGCTCGAGGACGTCATCCGGGCGTACGTCGACGGTGCCACCGCCGAGGGCTACGCCGAGGACTGGGACCTCGAGAAGCTCTGGACCGCCCTGCGCACCATCTACCCGGTGGGCATCCGCTGGCAGGACCTCGTCGGCGAGGGGGACGACGACGGGATCATCGACGACCTCAACAAGGAGACCCTCTTCGAGGCGATCCTGGCCGATGCCCGCGACGCCTACGCCCGCCGGGAGGCCGAGGTCGACGAGCTCATCGCCCCGCTCGGCGGGATGCGCGAGCTGGAGCGCCAGGTCCTGCTCACGGTGATCGACCGCAAGTGGCGCGAGCACCTGTACGAGATGGACTACCTCAAGGACGGCATCGGCCTGCGGGCCATGGCCCAGCGCGACCCGCTCATCGAGTACCAGCGCGAGGGCTTCGACATGTTCCAGGCGATGTCGGAGGGCATCAAGGAGGAGACGGTCGGCTACCTGTTCAACGCCACCGTGCAGGCCGCGCAGCCGGCGCAGCCCGCTCCGGCGGCGGCGAGCGGGGCAGCGGCCCAGCCGTCGGCCGCGCAGCCCGCGGGCGCGGCTCCGCCGCAGGAGGCACCGCCCGCCGCACGGCGGGCGCCCGCGCAGCCCCCGGCCGGCCGGCACGCGGCCCCCGTTGGCGGCGACCCGACGGGCACCGGCAGCGTGCTCCCGGCGGCGTTCCGCGGTTCCCGGCCGACCGACCTGCGCTACAGCGGCCCGACCGAGGACGGCGGCACCACCCGCAGCCGCTCCGCCGGTGGTGGGCGGGACGGCAGCCGTGGTGAGGCCACGGTGGCCGGCCGCGCCGAGCCGTCGCGCAACCGGCCCTGCCCGTGCGGCTCGGGTCGCAAGTACAAGCAGTGCCACGGCTCACCCACAGCGGCCCGGCCCTGA
- a CDS encoding Rv3235 family protein, translating into MTITLPTIGAPAAPERRRVRPVQYEPLPGQAPARTAPAETSHPERARRAAREFVEAHHAATRILRLALEVLDGRRSPLQLAPHFAPRALRYWRAITGQRTARAPARHGRIRLCMPCPGVAEIAVTCRIDGAHRALAARLEHADDRWRCTAVRIL; encoded by the coding sequence GTGACGATCACACTGCCGACGATCGGCGCGCCTGCTGCCCCCGAACGACGCCGCGTGCGGCCCGTCCAGTACGAGCCGCTACCGGGCCAGGCCCCCGCACGCACGGCTCCGGCCGAGACATCCCATCCGGAGCGAGCACGCCGCGCCGCACGCGAGTTCGTCGAGGCCCACCACGCCGCCACGCGCATCCTGCGCCTCGCCCTCGAGGTGCTCGACGGCAGGCGCTCACCGCTGCAGCTCGCGCCGCACTTCGCTCCCCGCGCCCTGCGCTACTGGCGGGCGATCACCGGACAGCGCACCGCCCGGGCCCCGGCCCGGCACGGCCGCATCCGGCTCTGCATGCCGTGCCCCGGCGTGGCCGAGATCGCCGTCACGTGCCGCATCGACGGCGCCCACCGCGCCCTCGCCGCGCGTCTCGAGCACGCCGACGACCGGTGGCGCTGCACCGCGGTGCGGATCCTCTGA
- a CDS encoding MarR family winged helix-turn-helix transcriptional regulator codes for MHTGPATEPLDRLLVRTGLALQRVTRKAAAAHGLSATALDVLAALVELDEREELSHRDLAGYLRLAPATLTPVLDGLEAEGALNRVRDAADRRVVRVSITAHGRERHAAAAAGVAAAVAALPEPASDHAAVIRAHLVGLLDAIERAVP; via the coding sequence GTGCACACCGGACCCGCCACGGAGCCGCTCGACCGGCTGCTCGTGCGGACCGGGCTGGCGCTGCAGCGCGTCACCCGGAAGGCGGCCGCGGCGCACGGGCTCAGCGCCACCGCGCTGGACGTGCTGGCCGCGCTCGTCGAGCTCGACGAGCGCGAGGAGCTGTCGCACCGCGACCTGGCCGGATACCTGCGGCTCGCCCCGGCCACCCTCACCCCCGTCCTCGACGGCCTCGAGGCGGAGGGAGCGCTGAACCGGGTGCGGGACGCCGCCGATCGCCGGGTGGTGCGGGTGTCGATCACCGCGCACGGCCGGGAGCGGCACGCCGCCGCCGCGGCGGGCGTCGCGGCCGCCGTCGCGGCGTTGCCCGAGCCGGCCTCCGACCACGCGGCGGTGATCCGCGCGCACCTGGTCGGCCTGCTGGATGCGATCGAGCGCGCGGTGCCGTGA
- a CDS encoding HAD-IA family hydrolase: MALQALVMDYAGVLTEGPELVELVRRVRAAGTPTALVTEANTVPDTCAAAFDLVVLGAALGVRKPDPELYRRVAARLGVPVTGCVVVDDHARNLRGARVAGAVVVHHHDDAMTIAEVAALFDLPA, encoded by the coding sequence GTGGCATTGCAGGCGCTGGTGATGGACTACGCGGGGGTGCTCACCGAAGGGCCGGAGCTGGTCGAGCTGGTACGCCGCGTGCGAGCGGCGGGAACGCCGACGGCGCTCGTGACCGAGGCGAATACCGTGCCCGACACCTGTGCCGCGGCGTTCGACCTGGTGGTGCTGGGGGCTGCGCTGGGCGTTCGGAAGCCGGATCCGGAGCTCTACCGGCGGGTCGCCGCCCGGCTCGGCGTGCCGGTCACCGGCTGCGTCGTGGTCGACGACCACGCGCGCAACCTGCGGGGCGCCCGCGTTGCGGGTGCGGTGGTGGTGCACCACCACGACGATGCGATGACGATCGCCGAGGTGGCGGCGCTGTTCGACCTACCGGCCTGA
- a CDS encoding antitoxin yields MGFMDKAKDLANQHDDKVDQALDQAGEKAKERFAGHDEHIDQGVDHLQGMTGAGDTTEAPPEEAAAPPPEEEPPPPPQ; encoded by the coding sequence ATGGGTTTCATGGACAAGGCCAAGGACCTGGCGAACCAGCACGACGACAAGGTCGACCAGGCCCTGGACCAAGCAGGCGAGAAGGCGAAGGAGCGCTTCGCCGGCCATGACGAGCACATCGACCAGGGGGTCGACCACCTGCAAGGCATGACCGGCGCCGGGGACACCACCGAGGCCCCGCCGGAGGAGGCGGCTGCACCCCCGCCGGAGGAGGAGCCTCCGCCCCCGCCGCAGTGA
- a CDS encoding alpha-hydroxy acid oxidase, with translation MVQRRLPRPSELRPLLRPAPFVWDADERRLRRAASIADLRTIARRRTPRAVFDYVDGAADGELSLHRARRAYSRVEFTPTVLRDVSEIDTGREILGRRANLPFAIAPTGFTRMMHHSGEPAVASVAQQFDIPYTLSTMGTTTIEDVAAAAPQARKWFQLYLWRDRAPAKDLVQRAAAAGYDTLMLTVDTPVGGARLRDIRNGLTIPPALSLRTFLDGARHPHWWFNLLTTEPLNFASLESSYGSVEEMINRVFDPALTIDDVEWLRDTWPGKLVIKGIQSVDDAVRVVDAGADGVLLSNHGGRQLDRAPVPLELVEPTVQALGDRAEVLIDTGITNGADILAATALGARAALIGRAYLYGLMAGGRLGVEKAVTILAAEIVRTLQLIGVNSVDELRPSHVRLRPME, from the coding sequence ATGGTCCAGCGCCGGTTGCCCCGCCCGTCCGAACTGCGCCCGCTGCTGCGGCCGGCCCCGTTCGTGTGGGACGCCGACGAGCGGCGGTTGCGGCGCGCGGCGAGCATCGCCGACCTGCGGACGATCGCGCGCAGGCGGACCCCGCGAGCGGTGTTCGACTACGTCGACGGCGCCGCCGACGGGGAGCTGTCGCTGCACCGCGCGCGGCGGGCCTACTCCCGGGTCGAGTTCACCCCGACCGTCCTGCGCGACGTGTCCGAGATCGACACCGGACGGGAGATCCTCGGACGCCGCGCGAACCTGCCGTTCGCGATCGCCCCCACCGGCTTCACCCGGATGATGCACCACTCCGGCGAGCCCGCCGTCGCCTCCGTGGCCCAGCAGTTCGACATCCCTTACACGCTCTCCACGATGGGCACCACCACCATCGAGGACGTCGCGGCCGCGGCGCCCCAGGCCCGCAAGTGGTTCCAGCTCTACCTGTGGCGCGACCGGGCGCCCGCGAAGGACCTCGTGCAGCGCGCAGCCGCGGCCGGCTACGACACCCTGATGCTCACGGTCGACACCCCGGTCGGCGGGGCCCGCCTCCGCGACATCCGCAACGGCCTCACGATCCCGCCTGCGCTGTCGCTGCGCACGTTCCTGGACGGTGCCCGCCACCCGCACTGGTGGTTCAACCTGCTCACCACCGAGCCGCTGAACTTCGCCAGCCTCGAGTCGAGCTACGGGTCGGTCGAGGAGATGATCAACCGGGTCTTCGACCCCGCGCTCACCATCGACGACGTCGAGTGGCTGCGCGACACCTGGCCGGGCAAGCTCGTGATCAAGGGGATCCAGAGCGTCGACGACGCCGTGCGCGTGGTGGACGCCGGTGCCGACGGGGTGCTCCTGTCCAACCACGGCGGCCGCCAGCTCGACCGCGCTCCGGTGCCGCTGGAGTTGGTCGAGCCCACCGTGCAGGCGCTCGGCGACCGCGCCGAGGTCCTCATCGACACGGGCATCACGAACGGCGCCGACATCCTCGCGGCCACAGCACTCGGGGCCCGCGCCGCCCTCATCGGGCGTGCGTACCTCTACGGGCTCATGGCGGGCGGCCGGCTCGGCGTCGAGAAGGCCGTCACCATCCTGGCCGCCGAGATCGTGCGCACCCTGCAGCTGATCGGCGTCAACAGCGTCGACGAGCTGCGCCCTTCCCACGTACGGCTACGCCCGATGGAGTGA
- a CDS encoding TetR/AcrR family transcriptional regulator — protein sequence MSTREGMVEIAAQAAAARHRTPLSKARVLETAVALADEGGVDALSMRKIAQALGVVPMALYKHVANKNELLDGMIDVVVGQIDPPAVGTDWKTAVRRRVLSARRMLLRHPWAPGVIESRMKARANPTLVVMEYLDSMIGIFREGGFSIDLTHHAMHIMGSRLLGFSQELFEDGSGRDPEPDMPPPDELAERFPYIAELAMAVAHDDESVVGSGCDDQFEFEFALDLTLDGLERLHSTA from the coding sequence GTGAGCACGCGAGAGGGGATGGTCGAGATAGCCGCACAGGCCGCCGCCGCGCGGCATCGCACGCCCTTGAGCAAGGCCCGGGTTCTGGAGACCGCCGTCGCACTGGCCGACGAGGGCGGCGTCGACGCACTCAGCATGCGCAAGATCGCGCAGGCGCTCGGCGTCGTTCCCATGGCGCTGTACAAGCACGTGGCCAACAAGAACGAGCTGCTGGACGGCATGATCGACGTCGTCGTCGGCCAGATCGACCCGCCAGCCGTCGGGACCGACTGGAAGACCGCCGTCCGCAGGCGCGTGTTGTCGGCCCGCCGCATGCTGCTGCGACATCCGTGGGCCCCGGGGGTCATCGAGTCGCGGATGAAGGCCCGGGCCAACCCGACCCTCGTGGTGATGGAGTACCTGGACTCGATGATCGGGATCTTCCGGGAAGGCGGGTTCTCGATCGACCTCACCCACCACGCGATGCACATCATGGGCAGCCGCCTGCTCGGTTTCTCCCAGGAGCTGTTCGAGGACGGCTCCGGCCGCGACCCGGAGCCGGACATGCCGCCGCCCGATGAGCTCGCGGAGCGCTTCCCGTACATCGCCGAGCTGGCCATGGCGGTCGCTCACGACGACGAATCGGTCGTCGGCTCGGGCTGCGACGACCAGTTCGAGTTCGAGTTCGCCCTGGACCTGACCTTGGACGGTCTGGAGAGGCTCCACAGCACCGCCTGA
- a CDS encoding NAD(P)-dependent alcohol dehydrogenase, with amino-acid sequence MKAIVQERFGPPDILRLADIDPPRIGPGDVLVRVHAAALNPYDWHMLRGDPLAARLTPDVGLTRPKAPVLGIDAAGVVEAVGADVGGLRPGDEVLGFCPGSCAEYARTTADLLVPKPTGLTFEQAAAVPLAAVTALRGIRTVGRVRAGQRVLINGAGGGVGTFAVQIGAALGAEVTGVCSTRNVELVRSLGAAQVVDYTREDFTDPDGRGRYDVVLDNVGNRPLRRLRRMLTPAGTLVANGGGSPGKVFGAMGALLRVLVVNAFVRQQLRVILPAAPAGPTHEDLMGVTALIEAGELTPVVDRTYPLADAPEGVRHVEQGHARGKVVVTVPG; translated from the coding sequence ATGAAGGCGATCGTCCAAGAGCGGTTCGGTCCGCCCGACATCCTGCGGCTGGCCGACATCGACCCGCCCCGGATCGGTCCCGGCGACGTCCTGGTCCGGGTGCACGCCGCCGCGTTGAACCCCTACGACTGGCACATGCTGCGCGGCGACCCGCTCGCCGCGCGCCTGACCCCTGACGTCGGCCTGACCCGACCGAAGGCCCCGGTGCTCGGGATCGACGCAGCCGGCGTGGTCGAGGCCGTCGGCGCGGACGTGGGTGGTCTGCGCCCCGGCGACGAGGTACTGGGCTTCTGCCCTGGCTCCTGCGCCGAGTACGCGCGCACCACCGCGGACCTGCTGGTGCCCAAGCCCACCGGCCTGACCTTCGAGCAGGCTGCGGCCGTGCCGTTGGCTGCTGTGACCGCCCTGCGCGGCATCAGGACCGTCGGGCGGGTACGGGCCGGGCAGCGGGTGCTGATCAATGGCGCAGGTGGCGGGGTCGGCACGTTCGCCGTGCAGATCGGTGCCGCGCTGGGCGCTGAGGTCACCGGGGTGTGCAGCACCCGCAACGTGGAGCTGGTGCGATCACTGGGCGCCGCGCAGGTCGTCGACTACACGCGGGAGGACTTCACCGACCCCGACGGGCGCGGGCGCTACGACGTGGTCCTCGACAACGTGGGCAACCGGCCGCTCCGGCGTCTTCGCCGAATGCTCACGCCGGCGGGGACGCTGGTGGCCAACGGCGGCGGCTCGCCCGGCAAGGTGTTCGGCGCGATGGGCGCCTTGCTGCGGGTGCTGGTGGTCAACGCGTTCGTCCGCCAGCAGCTCCGGGTGATCCTCCCGGCCGCTCCCGCGGGGCCGACGCACGAGGACCTGATGGGGGTCACCGCACTGATCGAGGCCGGCGAGCTCACCCCGGTCGTCGATCGGACGTACCCCCTGGCCGACGCGCCCGAGGGCGTGCGCCACGTGGAGCAGGGCCACGCCCGCGGCAAGGTCGTGGTCACCGTGCCGGGATGA
- a CDS encoding TrmH family RNA methyltransferase — protein MTGERSPKDTFITVYGRKPVLEALGDHTLRVDKVVLAEGARGEPVRAILDAARGRRVPVQRASAHRVKVLAGNGRHDQGVLADVVAPRMAPVAEFTAALRPGAPAAVLVLDRLTNPANVGMILRSATAAGVDGVLLARRGLPAIDPLVVKASAGIAFRAPVLRSGTVEEGCVALAEAGFALYGLDARGDSLLDTALPDRVALVLGNETEGLSASVRPLLDGMLAIPMHGGVESLGVASAGAVAAFELSRRRFASA, from the coding sequence GTGACTGGCGAGCGGTCCCCGAAGGACACCTTCATCACGGTGTACGGCCGCAAGCCGGTGCTCGAGGCGCTCGGCGACCACACGTTGCGGGTGGACAAGGTGGTGCTCGCCGAGGGCGCGCGCGGCGAGCCCGTCCGGGCCATCCTCGACGCCGCCCGCGGCCGCCGTGTGCCCGTGCAGCGGGCGTCGGCGCACCGGGTGAAGGTGCTGGCCGGCAACGGGCGGCACGACCAGGGCGTGCTCGCCGACGTCGTGGCGCCGCGGATGGCTCCCGTCGCCGAGTTCACCGCCGCGCTGCGCCCCGGTGCGCCCGCCGCCGTGCTGGTGCTCGACCGGCTCACCAACCCCGCCAACGTCGGGATGATCCTGCGCAGCGCCACCGCCGCCGGGGTGGACGGCGTGCTGCTGGCGCGGCGCGGACTGCCCGCCATCGACCCGCTGGTCGTCAAGGCGTCGGCAGGGATCGCGTTCCGGGCGCCGGTCCTGCGCTCCGGCACCGTCGAGGAGGGGTGCGTGGCGCTGGCCGAGGCCGGTTTCGCGCTGTACGGCCTGGACGCCCGCGGCGACTCGCTGCTCGACACCGCCCTGCCCGACCGGGTCGCGCTCGTGCTGGGCAACGAGACCGAGGGCCTGTCGGCGTCGGTCCGTCCGCTGCTCGACGGGATGCTCGCCATCCCCATGCACGGCGGCGTCGAGTCGCTGGGGGTGGCGAGCGCCGGGGCGGTGGCGGCGTTCGAACTGTCCCGCCGCCGTTTCGCGTCTGCCTGA
- a CDS encoding WS/DGAT/MGAT family O-acyltransferase gives MPPRLSALDASFLYLEQPTTPMHVGAVSVFRRPRGGFDYDRLVDLVEQRIALVPRYRQKVRYVPGNLARPVWIDDPDFDVAYHVRRSALPKPGSEEQLTELVARLMSRPLDHTRPLWEMYLVEGLAQGRIAVVTKTHQAMVDGISAIDIGQVILDVSPEPRVVPEELWMPRPEPSGAELVLGAVAEAVARPGEIVDNVRMATGDAMATVSKVAGAAGKLFSMAWTASRPAPGTPLNVDISTQRRFAVARAELEDYRRVRAAHGCTVNDVVLSVVSGALRNWLLSRGEPVNPSSTVRAMVPLSVRGEADVPSSATAGSLGNRVSSFLVDLPVGEPSPVVRLHHVTHAMREHTSGGQSVGADTLVRIGGFAPPTLHALGARAASGFSKRIFNLVVTNVPGPQFPLYAAGARMLEMFPVVPLAKGQALAIGLTSYDGGVYYGFNGDRDAMHDLDVLAGLVHESLDELLTTVA, from the coding sequence ATGCCGCCGCGGCTCTCGGCCCTCGACGCCTCGTTCCTGTATCTGGAGCAGCCCACTACGCCGATGCACGTCGGGGCGGTGTCGGTCTTCCGGCGGCCCCGCGGGGGCTTCGACTACGACCGGCTCGTGGATCTGGTCGAGCAGCGGATCGCGCTCGTGCCGCGTTACCGGCAGAAGGTCCGGTACGTGCCGGGCAACCTCGCGCGCCCCGTGTGGATCGACGACCCCGACTTCGACGTCGCCTACCACGTCCGCCGTTCCGCGCTCCCGAAACCGGGCTCTGAGGAACAGCTCACCGAGCTCGTCGCGCGCCTGATGTCGCGCCCCCTGGACCACACGCGCCCGCTCTGGGAGATGTACCTGGTCGAAGGGCTGGCGCAGGGCCGGATCGCGGTCGTCACCAAGACCCACCAGGCGATGGTCGACGGCATCAGCGCGATCGACATCGGGCAGGTGATCCTCGACGTCTCGCCCGAGCCGCGGGTGGTGCCGGAGGAGCTGTGGATGCCCCGTCCCGAGCCGTCGGGCGCGGAGCTGGTGCTCGGCGCGGTGGCGGAGGCCGTCGCCCGGCCCGGCGAGATCGTCGACAACGTGCGGATGGCCACCGGCGACGCGATGGCCACCGTCAGCAAGGTCGCGGGGGCGGCCGGCAAGCTGTTCTCGATGGCCTGGACGGCGAGCAGGCCCGCCCCGGGTACCCCGCTCAACGTGGACATCTCCACCCAACGCCGGTTCGCGGTGGCCCGGGCCGAGCTGGAGGACTACCGGCGGGTGCGCGCGGCACACGGCTGCACCGTGAACGACGTCGTGCTGAGCGTCGTGTCCGGCGCGCTGCGCAACTGGCTGCTGTCCCGCGGCGAGCCGGTCAACCCCTCGTCCACGGTGCGGGCGATGGTGCCGCTGTCGGTGCGCGGCGAGGCCGACGTGCCCAGCTCCGCCACGGCCGGGTCACTGGGCAACCGGGTCTCGTCGTTCCTGGTGGATCTGCCGGTCGGTGAGCCGAGCCCGGTGGTGCGGTTGCACCACGTCACGCACGCGATGCGCGAGCACACCTCGGGCGGCCAGTCGGTGGGCGCCGACACCCTGGTCCGGATCGGCGGGTTCGCGCCGCCTACGCTGCACGCTCTGGGGGCGCGTGCCGCAAGCGGGTTCTCGAAGCGGATCTTCAACTTGGTGGTGACGAACGTGCCGGGACCGCAGTTCCCGCTCTACGCCGCTGGCGCCCGCATGCTCGAGATGTTCCCCGTCGTGCCGCTCGCGAAGGGCCAGGCCCTCGCGATCGGCCTCACCTCCTACGACGGCGGGGTCTACTACGGGTTCAACGGGGACCGCGACGCCATGCACGACCTCGATGTGCTCGCCGGGCTGGTGCACGAGTCCCTCGACGAGCTCCTGACGACGGTGGCCTGA
- a CDS encoding DUF6912 family protein has protein sequence MRVYVPATWPMLRTLVKTGVLDPIGGTAFALTPALREAYTSGDDEELEYAAMSHAARASLRLLSVEFGLGEDATPARRVVVSADLDDVTLRPDLDDGAVRISGAVPFESIAAVHIDTEEAAYAVREAAGAVDAADLGDLDAEFLVGEAEDHELAWYDPSEVAFLVEGQH, from the coding sequence ATGCGGGTATATGTCCCGGCCACGTGGCCGATGCTGCGGACGCTCGTCAAGACGGGGGTGCTCGACCCGATCGGCGGCACCGCGTTCGCCCTCACACCCGCGCTGCGCGAGGCCTACACCAGCGGCGACGACGAGGAGCTCGAGTACGCGGCGATGAGCCACGCGGCGCGCGCGTCGCTGCGGCTGCTGTCGGTCGAGTTCGGGCTCGGTGAGGACGCCACGCCCGCCCGGCGGGTGGTGGTCTCCGCCGATCTCGACGACGTCACGCTGCGCCCCGACCTCGACGACGGCGCCGTGCGGATCTCGGGCGCCGTGCCGTTCGAGTCGATCGCGGCGGTGCACATCGACACCGAGGAGGCCGCGTACGCGGTGCGCGAGGCCGCGGGCGCGGTCGACGCGGCCGACCTCGGGGACCTCGACGCCGAGTTCCTCGTCGGGGAGGCGGAGGACCACGAGCTGGCCTGGTACGACCCCTCCGAGGTGGCGTTCCTGGTGGAAGGCCAGCACTAG
- a CDS encoding DUF1707 SHOCT-like domain-containing protein: MAGEENPPLRIGHAERTAAQRALDEHLAAGRLGVEEYADRSAAAAAAVVAADLTALFTDLPEPHPQLPGAGPPATTPSGGGLATGSMSLIGIAVIVAVGLALLTRQPATFLLIPLAAAFLWLSRR, from the coding sequence ATGGCCGGGGAGGAGAACCCACCGCTGCGGATCGGCCACGCGGAGCGCACGGCGGCGCAGCGGGCGCTGGACGAGCACCTCGCGGCCGGCCGGCTGGGCGTCGAGGAGTACGCCGACCGCTCGGCCGCGGCCGCCGCCGCCGTGGTGGCCGCGGATCTCACCGCGCTGTTCACCGACCTGCCGGAGCCGCACCCGCAGCTGCCGGGCGCGGGGCCACCCGCCACCACGCCGAGCGGTGGCGGGCTCGCCACCGGCTCCATGAGCCTGATCGGGATCGCCGTGATCGTCGCGGTCGGGCTGGCCCTGCTCACCCGGCAGCCCGCGACCTTCCTGCTGATCCCCCTCGCCGCCGCGTTCCTGTGGTTGTCCCGGCGTTGA